One Pseudonocardia sediminis DNA window includes the following coding sequences:
- a CDS encoding thiolase family protein yields MSDRDPVVVAARRTPIGTAGGALRDVTVDELAAPVLRALLTDVGHPADGSAAHVAGVPVSDVLLGNVFGPGGNPARVAALRAGLGDEVPGMTVDRQCASGLAAILAAATAIRAGNGEVYLAGGVESASTAPHRQWPDGTRYTRAPFAPAEIGDPDMGPAADVVAAKAGISRERQDAFAARSHARAVRAQDGGTFGAELVPVAGLIADQRPRSGFTPERLARFRPAFTADGTATAANSCGVNDGAAAVLVVSERVRRTLGVPGLSLTAAATRGCDPNLLGLGAVPAIEAVLQGAPDAVEFTEAFAGQALACLDAAGLDEHTASPNGGAIALGHPWGASGAVLVVRLFSHLVRARRGTTGLSALSSGGGLGVAARWEVVT; encoded by the coding sequence GTGAGCGACCGCGACCCGGTCGTCGTCGCCGCACGTCGGACGCCGATCGGGACGGCCGGGGGCGCCCTGCGCGACGTCACGGTCGACGAGCTCGCGGCGCCGGTACTGCGCGCCCTGCTCACCGACGTCGGTCACCCCGCCGACGGATCCGCGGCGCACGTCGCCGGCGTGCCCGTGTCCGACGTCCTGCTCGGCAACGTGTTCGGTCCCGGCGGCAACCCGGCCCGGGTCGCCGCGCTGCGCGCCGGGCTCGGCGACGAGGTCCCCGGCATGACGGTGGACCGCCAGTGCGCGAGCGGGCTGGCCGCGATCCTGGCCGCGGCGACCGCGATCCGCGCCGGGAACGGCGAGGTCTACCTGGCCGGAGGCGTCGAGAGCGCCTCGACCGCCCCGCACCGGCAGTGGCCCGACGGCACCCGCTACACCCGCGCCCCGTTCGCCCCGGCCGAGATCGGCGACCCGGACATGGGCCCGGCCGCGGACGTCGTCGCCGCCAAGGCGGGCATCTCCCGGGAGCGCCAGGACGCCTTCGCCGCCCGCAGCCACGCCCGCGCCGTCCGTGCGCAGGACGGCGGCACGTTCGGCGCCGAGCTCGTCCCGGTCGCCGGACTGATCGCCGACCAGCGGCCCCGCAGCGGGTTCACCCCCGAGCGACTGGCCCGCTTCCGGCCCGCCTTCACCGCCGACGGCACCGCGACCGCCGCGAACTCCTGCGGCGTCAACGACGGCGCGGCAGCCGTCCTCGTCGTCAGCGAGCGGGTCCGGCGCACGCTCGGCGTACCCGGCCTCTCACTGACCGCAGCGGCCACCCGGGGATGCGACCCGAACCTGCTCGGGCTGGGCGCCGTCCCGGCGATCGAGGCGGTCCTGCAGGGCGCGCCGGACGCCGTCGAGTTCACCGAGGCGTTCGCCGGCCAGGCACTGGCCTGCCTGGACGCCGCCGGTCTCGACGAGCACACCGCGAGCCCGAACGGCGGCGCCATCGCGCTCGGGCACCCCTGGGGCGCGTCCGGGGCGGTGCTGGTGGTGCGGCTGTTCTCGCACCTGGTCCGCGCGCGACGGGGGACGACCGGGCTCTCCGCGCTGTCCTCAGGCGGCGGGCTGGGCGTCGCCGCCCGGTGGGAGGTCGTCACGTGA